AATACATATACTATATTTGTTAAATTTGTTTGTAACTAAAACGCCAATCATTAAGAAAAGATATTTGAAACATTGTCACTTAACAGATAATTACAAATTCTGCGTTATAGCATATAATAACATTATACAACAGAATATTTGTCATGCATAACTATGTGTCAGAAGTATATAATGCGATTTGTAACGTAACCTGTTGTCGCGCGGAAAATAGACGCGGAACAGAGCCTGCGCAGCATACTTCGATAACAAGAAAGCAGCAGAAACGAAGCAAATCCTGCTGCAAACTTCAGCCCAGTGCAGTGTGGCCAGATCTTAGACCAAGTTATGCAACAACTATGACACGGCTTCAGATAGTTTGTCTGAAGCAAAGACAAATCATCTACATGACGTCACAGTGAACTCGATGTACAAGCTGTGCTAGTACGATATACATACCTGCAATTTCGAAAGAGCGAAACACCGATGTTCCAAACGTGTTAATCAATATCATTGATTAATATTAATCAATATCCGAAGATGTTTAAGTTCCAAAAAGCAAGTTCCATTGATTAAGTATGAAATATGTATGGAGTATAGGAATATGTATAGAAATATGTATGGGAAAGAGATGTTACCATCACCATTTTGATTCTCTTTGCAATCTTTGAGATAACGCGCGCGCACCATTGATttcaaaaatgttaaaaattacATTCCATTTTGAATGATTGTCTTGCTACGTCACAGTGAACTATCTTTAGTCATTCATCTTTGCATCACTGAATTCTTCTACATGTCTATCTACATAGTACTTTTTATTGGGCTGGGGGGCAGTTGCAAAGATAACATCAATGGCTCATGTTACACGATTCGTACACGATACGTCACTTCGTCACGTCAGATGGCGTTGACTGTCGACTTAACATGAACTTTGCAATCTGAACACACTACACTGCCTACTACTAGTGAACCATTTCTTCCTctacgaagtacagtaatttacAGTAACTTTGAAGTAcgggtaaattctccctgattgacgctcagattgtgtacaaaaaaatgtacaatttgttcATAAAATCGAAATTGTTCGCAATCGCTAACTATGATTTTTACTTTTTAAAATTTGGAAAATAAAGCTGAAACTTGCATTTATTATTCTCTTAAAAAGAGTAAATCTTTTATTCAGTAATTATCTACAAACAAAATTCTCAAACTTAAACTTTTAGACAATTAGAATTAACGATAgaaaatttgtatgaaaattggATAAATCCAATGTAATTATTCCAATATGGTCCTATGAAATTATAAGAATATAACGATTGAAAAATTTCCTTGCAAACAATTTGCGCACAATTCGTTGCAGATTAGTATCGAGTTCGCAATTGGCAAATTTGTCTACGTATTCGTAGCCATACGATTTTGCACTTTTCGCTGTGGTTCTGTGGATCTGTGATTCTGCGGCAACATAACCTATCGTTAGATTGGGGGCAAAAACGAAACAGAGTCTGCGCAGCACGTTCTAACGACAGTATGTACACGGTAGAAACGAAACAGATCCTGCACCCTTCGGCTATTCAATAACTTCGCTGACTTAAATTCAAAATAGAAATTGCAATCTTTTACCCTTAATTTTGTGTCTTCTATTGTGAAAAACTCTGCCGTTAAAATTTCTCCGCTTGTTAGCGAGCACCCTGTATGCGCGTACATTTGAAATTTAAATGTGGCTAAACTTGCAGGATCCGCATCGTTTCTGCTGCTTTTCGTTCTCGGTTTCGCTCCAATCTGACAACAGATCTGAATTAAGGAAGATCCCGTACCAAAACCTGTTGCCAATCTGGTTACAAAAGCTAGTAACAGGCATTGGACAAAATCTGACACTGCAGATTTGAGGCGACCGAGTATGTACTTACACGTAACGCAGTAACGCGGTTTTAATTAGAAAAGTGATAATAGAAATCTTGCATACCCCTGAAGTAGAGAGACGTTAATGTATTTTCAAGCCAAGGACTTGCATGAAATAGTGCCTTCAACATATTCGTGATGTATTTACGTCTACACAATTTAATATGAAACACTGAGTGAAAGGCTACTTGCCTGTTAACTATGTGGTCGTATTGTCCCGTGAGTTAACACATATTTTCATCACGAACACGCTACGGTTACGGAGAAGTTTTTGTTATCGGAGATACAAATGATACACCTCAACTCCGGCACGGTTCTTTTCCTCTTTAAGGAAACACATGCATTCCCACCATTTTGCTGCGCATCGAATCCGCAGTGAATCTTGTCTTAGCATCgaatcgtcagccaatcagagcGAAGCAATTTCTGGTCGTATTCGCGTTAACGGAGCGTGCCGCGGCTGGAAGATGTTGCAGAAACTTGGGTATCGTTGTAGCAGGGATCTCTCAGCTTTCACTCCAAAATGGCGGACGGGTCCCAGAGTGGGGATACGGTGCATGTACGTGATAAATATACGATATGAAAATCGTGCGACTAAAGAGTACGTACTGTCGTGTCATGCCCCCCTCGCATACGAAGTCCGCGCATAATCGTACGTATCTTGCTCGGTCCGGCGAAAGAGTGCTTGGAAGGGGAAGCCGACACGTGAGGCCATTAACTTCCACACTGAAACAAACTGAAAGGTGGAGGTGGAAGCAACTGAATAACAGAAGCAGGAGACGATGGAATACCGACATAACCGGCATTGCATTAGATATCGTTGCGTGTATACCAGCAACGGCAACGGCAATAAGCGCTAGGTTACGTGCAGGCGCTTGCTTCCATCCACGTGCATTCATCATTGTTTAGATATGAATATATGTTGTTATACATAAAAAAACTGATCAACGTTTCTACTTATTCATTAATGCACTAgctaatttttttataaatgttaatttacggaaatatttcataatttattaaCGATGACTGCAAGCAATTCAAAAGATGTTATAACTATAGATGAGGATGAATACATAGGTTTGTTGTTAaagtttgaaataaatatagaaacatTGTTAGTTCAACTTTTTATTACTAAAACTTGATTCAGGTATTAAAcatcatatttcatattttggtatacaaaaaaaatatataatctcaaaaattgaaataatttgatGCGATGtacattattaaaataattaaaatattctatAGATAAACTCATTTTGCAACCAAGTATTTCTTTACATGTGTATTTTAACTTATAATGttcttaattttgtaataaGAGGATTATAATACTCTTAAGCTAATTCTCGCTTTAATTACACTTTGAATCTTTTTTATTACATCTGTACACAAATAATTTTGATTCTTATCGATTTATATTTAAGAGCCTGTTTTACAATACGTTATCGTTTGGATATATTTTTGTACTGTACTGTTGTAAAAATTTGTTTTGTATTGGATAATCTATTAATTTCTTCTGCACTTAGACTTTTTTGCAAGGTAATACTTCCTTGAACAAACAATTGCGAACACAGCCATCTCTTTATCCAGCTAAATTAATTTGTATCAATTAATGTAAGATTCTGAAAATGTATGTATACTATGATATGAGATAATGATAATATTAGTTTTGTATATGTGTGTTACATACAttattgcagctaaatcattatattattgcaATTACTTTTTTCAGTTACTGAAGGAGATGAAATTGCTGCTATCGATTATGAATTGAAGCAGATTGACACTGAAATGCAAAAACTTGAAGATCGAAAGAAGATTTTAATTGAGCGTAAGGAAAAGTTACGGGATGATGCACTTTTAAAGAAAAGTTTATGTATGTCAAGAAAAGATTGGGACAAAGAGACCTTCAGTTGGTCTAAAGATCTAAAGAAAGCTTTGAAGGATGTTTTTAAAATTGAGAAATTAAGAGAATTGCAATTATCGACTATGAACGTAACCATGTCGAAAGAAGATGTAATTTTAGTTATGCCTACAGGCGGTGGTAAAAGTTTGTGTTATCAGTTACCTGCTGTCATCGGTAAGGGCATCACCATAGTGGTTTCTCCGTTGATATCGTTAATGGAAGACCAGTTACATGGTTTACAAAAAATTAATGTGAACGCTATGATGTTGAGTGCAAAGAATAATAAAGACAATGTAAAAACCATAATGAACGCGCTTGTAGATATGAAATCCAATGTCAAACTAATTTACGTTACTCCAGAGTATATGGCGAAGTCTAATCGATTCATGAACAAATTACAAAAAGCTTATCAACTCAAGCGATTAGAACGTTTTGCAATAGACGAAGTTCATTGTTGCAGTCAATGGGGGCATGACTTTAGACCAGATTATAAATTTTTAGGAATTTTGAAATCTATGTTTCCAGGGATACCAATTATCGGGTTAACCGCCACTGCTCCAGCAAAGATTATTGTGGATGTTCAAAAAATCTTAGATATTCAAGGTTGTTTAGTTTTAAGAGCTACATTCAACAGACCTAATCTATTTTACGAAGTTCGACGTAAACCAACCGATAAAGACACGTGTTTAGCTATGATAGAAAATTTATTGAAAAACAGATTTAAGGATAAGTCTGGAATAATTTATACAACTACCATAAaggatgcggaacaattgacaACCGATTTGAGGTCATTAGATGTAAAAGTTGGATGTTATCATGCAATGCTAGAGGCAGACTACAGATCAGAAGTTTATTCCAAATGGATATCCGGAAAATATCAAGCCGTAGTTGCTACCATTGCCTTTGGATTAGGTATTGACAAGCCGAATGTACGATTCGTTATTCATCATTGTATCTCAAAATCAATGGAGAACTTTTATCAGGAGAGCGGACGTGCTGGTAGAGATGGAAAGAATTCAGCTTGTATCGTATTATATAGACTTCTAGATGTATTTAAATTAAGCACAATGGTGTTCCAAGATAAAGTTGGTTTACAAAATTTATACAAAGTGTTAGCATATTGTTTAGATCAAACTTCGTGCAGACGTAGTTTAATTGCAACGCATTTTGAGGAAACTTGGAACAAAAAAGATTGTGCCGAAATGTGCGATCATTGTAGAAAACCTAGTGAGAGAAAAGACACAAATATCGCTCCATACTGTAGACAGTTATATCAAATACTGACTAAAGCAGTACAAAGTGATACAAGATTAACTGCCTTAAAACTTATAGATGCTTGGTACGGTAAAGGTGCATCAACATTACGGGTATCTTCTGTGCCAATACCGAAGTTTACGAGACAGTCAGGCGAAGCTATAGTAGGACATTTACTTGTAAATGGTTACCTACAggaagattttcattttacttCGTATTCTACGATATCATATTTGAAACGTGGAGCCAAAGCTGCACTGGCACTTGATAACAATCATGAAATACTTTTTAAGTACAGTATACAATAATGtacataattgtaataattaatcTACAATATAATGATATTTAATTTGTGATATGAAGATCTGAATATTTCTAAATGTCAATAATCTCATTAATTCTCTTCTATAGTATAAGCAAACCTTAGGAATTTCAATCTTAGGAGTTTTAAAATTTTGGAGACTTGTTTTCATTGAGTTTTCGAACAAGGGAGTTAACACTTTTAATATTCGTCCAGTTATGCTAACgttttttatttgtatattgtttaagtattttcaatttttttacaCTTGAGTTTAGTTATTTCTTTAATGTTTTATTTCGAATTATCTTTGTGACCGAAACGTACACAGAATATGTATAAACTAGaaaaaattagtatttgcaaTTTTTAAATGACGATCacgaaatttcaacttttggaGATCGGGTTtcttttgaattcgaaatataATACACTAAAACATGTGATAAATAATTCAAGATAAAATAAAAGtctatatttataatacatataacaataataataataatgtctaaatatatatcaaaatttTACAAAAACGACTGCTATAATTTTGAAATTTACTAAGTACTGCAATTTCTAAAATATACCATGAAAACCGTAAAAGTTCATTGGTTCATCTGTTGAAGAATGTTCTAAAACGTCAATAACAATTTTCTAACATAAATTTGcgtttttaaattatattagatAATATGAACTTTTCTGTTCGCTGAACAAATGCCTCTCGTTTTGAATTTTTCATACAGGCTTCATGGaattgtaaaatgtaaaatgtaaaagacGATCGTAGCTCGCAATTTATAATAAACTTCGGAATCGGGGGGAAAAAAAGTGATTCAAATTTAATACTACGAAAAAATCAATAAAAACAGTATATAACGTCGGGCAACTGTATGTCGGTGGCTCGGATAGTAAGCCAACCACCAGGTTCACGATCAGATGGAAATATTGATCCTGGATAAGGGCATCTGTGTTCCGTCTGTTGGCAAACACGTTTTATCGCATCATATCCGAACTCTGACTTAAAAGTGATATTTGATATGTAATTTGCTTTTTG
This genomic window from Megalopta genalis isolate 19385.01 chromosome 9, iyMegGena1_principal, whole genome shotgun sequence contains:
- the LOC117224627 gene encoding ATP-dependent DNA helicase Q1 isoform X1 translates to MTASNSKDVITIDEDEYIVTEGDEIAAIDYELKQIDTEMQKLEDRKKILIERKEKLRDDALLKKSLCMSRKDWDKETFSWSKDLKKALKDVFKIEKLRELQLSTMNVTMSKEDVILVMPTGGGKSLCYQLPAVIGKGITIVVSPLISLMEDQLHGLQKINVNAMMLSAKNNKDNVKTIMNALVDMKSNVKLIYVTPEYMAKSNRFMNKLQKAYQLKRLERFAIDEVHCCSQWGHDFRPDYKFLGILKSMFPGIPIIGLTATAPAKIIVDVQKILDIQGCLVLRATFNRPNLFYEVRRKPTDKDTCLAMIENLLKNRFKDKSGIIYTTTIKDAEQLTTDLRSLDVKVGCYHAMLEADYRSEVYSKWISGKYQAVVATIAFGLGIDKPNVRFVIHHCISKSMENFYQESGRAGRDGKNSACIVLYRLLDVFKLSTMVFQDKVGLQNLYKVLAYCLDQTSCRRSLIATHFEETWNKKDCAEMCDHCRKPSERKDTNIAPYCRQLYQILTKAVQSDTRLTALKLIDAWYGKGASTLRVSSVPIPKFTRQSGEAIVGHLLVNGYLQEDFHFTSYSTISYLKRGAKAALALDNNHEILFKYSIQ
- the LOC117224627 gene encoding ATP-dependent DNA helicase Q1 isoform X2 produces the protein MQKLEDRKKILIERKEKLRDDALLKKSLCMSRKDWDKETFSWSKDLKKALKDVFKIEKLRELQLSTMNVTMSKEDVILVMPTGGGKSLCYQLPAVIGKGITIVVSPLISLMEDQLHGLQKINVNAMMLSAKNNKDNVKTIMNALVDMKSNVKLIYVTPEYMAKSNRFMNKLQKAYQLKRLERFAIDEVHCCSQWGHDFRPDYKFLGILKSMFPGIPIIGLTATAPAKIIVDVQKILDIQGCLVLRATFNRPNLFYEVRRKPTDKDTCLAMIENLLKNRFKDKSGIIYTTTIKDAEQLTTDLRSLDVKVGCYHAMLEADYRSEVYSKWISGKYQAVVATIAFGLGIDKPNVRFVIHHCISKSMENFYQESGRAGRDGKNSACIVLYRLLDVFKLSTMVFQDKVGLQNLYKVLAYCLDQTSCRRSLIATHFEETWNKKDCAEMCDHCRKPSERKDTNIAPYCRQLYQILTKAVQSDTRLTALKLIDAWYGKGASTLRVSSVPIPKFTRQSGEAIVGHLLVNGYLQEDFHFTSYSTISYLKRGAKAALALDNNHEILFKYSIQ